The window ACCTCGCGGTCCTTGGGAGGGTAGAGCTGGAAGAACCCAGGGGTGTCACCGAGCTCCGCAGCGACGGTTTCGAGCGGGTCGACCGTCAGTGTCGAGGCGACCATCGGGACGCCCGACTTCGCTGCGGCACGCGCGGTCGCGAGGTCGCCGTGTCCGTCCTGCGCGCACAGGCCGATGACCCCGACCGGAGCGAGCAGCAGCGGTGTCGGCAGCGTCATCCCGAAGAGGTCGATCGAGAGGTCGCGCTGGGCGGCGCCGACGAGCATCCGTGGGATCAGGCCCCAGCGGTCGAACGCGGTGACGTTGGCGTTCTGCGTGTATTCGTTGCCGGCCCCGCCCGCGACGTAGGACATGACGTCCGGCGGGAGCGCCGCGTGCGCGCGGGCCTCGAGCTCCGCGTAGGTGAACGGGAGGTTGTCGCGCACACCCGACAGGCCGCGCATGTAGACCTCGAGCTGGAAATCGCCGAAGTTCGGCGTCGCGTTCGTCATGATCAGTCCAACAGGTGGGCCGTGCGGGCGCTGAGCCAGCGGGCGGCGGGATACGGGTAAACACGTGCCTGAAGTGGGCCTCGGGCGCGACCGGCGCGACCGCACGGTTGCGTCCCACCTCACCCGGGATGTTCACTGCGACACGCTCGAGCGGGTTGCCTCGACGCTCATACATTTTCTGTACCTGGGCGGACCGCCCGTCGGGGTCCGCGCCGGTGACGACACGTTGTTCAGATTTCTGACTTTCATGGCTGGCTCCGGTACCTGGTCGTGCACGCGGACGGTGGGACACGCGCTCAACGCCGACGCGCTCATCCCTTGTTGGCCATGGCGGACCAGCGTACGGCGATCCAACGGCCGACGGGCGGGGAGATGCGGCTCGCGTAGTACAGGGCGTGGGCCTCGAGGCCGGCGGGGGCTACGGCACGGTTGCGAGCGACGGCCCGCAGCATGGTCTTGGCGACCTTCTCGGGTCGGGCCCCGGTCCTCTGGAAGAAGTTGAGGACATTGTCTGCCCGTTCCTCGGTGTTTGCCCCGCGGACCGGGCCCGTGCGGATGATCGGCGTGTTGGTCGGCCCCGGGCAGGAGGCAGTGACGCCGATCCTGTGGGGGCGCATCTCCATGCGCAGGACCTGGGAGAGCCCGAAGACCGCGAACTTGGTGACGGAGTAGGAGGACATGGCGGGGCTGGGCATGTAGCCGGCCGCCGAGGAGACGTTGACGACGTGGCCGCCGCGACCGCGCTCGATCATCCGGGGGAGGAAGCGTTCGCAGCCGTGCACGACACCCTTGACGTTGATCGCCAGCTGCCGGTCCCAGTCCTCGGGCAGGGTGTCGAGGAGACCGCACCAGACGCCGACGCCGGCGTTGTTGATGAGCACGTCGACCGCGTCGAACCGGGCGTGCACGGCGTCGGCGAAGGCGTCCATTGCCGCAGGGTCGGCGACATCGACCGTCTGCGCGAACACCTCGCTGCCGAGGGCGCGGGCAGCTGCCACGGTCTCGTTGAGTCCGGCCTCGTCGCGGTCGCAGAGGACGAGCGTCGCGCCGCGTCGGGCGCTGAGCAGGGCGGTGGCGCGGCCGATGCCGCTGCCGGCGCCGGTGATGAGGACGACCTTGCCGTTGAGGTTCTTGAGCTTCATGGGTGACTCCAGTCGAAGGCGATGATTGATGCGGTGAGGCAGGCGCGCCCGACTTCCGCGAGGGCACGCGGGCAAGGAGTCCGGGATCAGGCTTCTTCGTGACGGGGGGCAGACGTCTCGTGGCGAGTGGGGCTCGGTGCGAGGGTGCTGCGCAGGAAGGCGAGCTGATCGGCCAGCGCGTGCGCCTGCGCCGAGCCTGAGTAGACGTCCAGATGGTCGATGGGGTACTCCACCAGCTGGGCCCGGCTGCCCGCCTTCGCGGCGGCCCGGCGCGCGGGCGCCGGCGGGACGAGTTGGTCGTGCGTCCCGGCCTGGACGAGCAGCGGGCAGGTCACCCGTGAAATGAACCTGATCGGCCGGTTGAACGCCACTTGGAGCGCTGTGCGTGCGCACACCTCGTTGCGCCAGCCCGGGCCGGCGACGGCGGCGTAGGCCTGCAGGACCCCTTTCTGGACCAAGATCGCGTTCGAGCCGGGCTCTCCGCCCACCGGAACGAGGCGAGGGGTGCGGCCGGTGACCGCCCTCAGCACATCACGAAGACCGTTGCCGGTTGCCCTGACCAGGTGCAACGGGCCGCCGTTGCGGGCCAGTTGCCGGATGACGCTGATGCCGTCCATCGCCGGCGTCATCGAGATGACTGCCGCCACCCGCTGGTCCCGGGCAGCGACCACGACGACGTGGCCGCCCGCGTAGGAATTGCCCCAGAGCGCGATCCGGGCCGGGTCGATGCCCGGCAGTTGCCGAGCTGCGGCGATGGCTGCGTGATAGTCCTGTCGTTGGCGCAGGTAGGAAACGTCCTGTCGTGGGGTTCCGGTCGAACCGCCGAACCCGCGGTAGTCGAAGAGCAGGACGTCAAGGCCTGCAGCCGCAAGGCCCTCGGCGTAAGTCCGGAGACCGCCATCGCGGGTGCCCCCGAAGCTGGGCGCCATGACGACGCACGGACGTCCGCCGGCCCCCTCGAACTCATCGCCGGCCGCTGGGAGATGCCAGGCGGAGCACTGGTCTTTGCCGCTGGGGAAGGTGATCTCGCGCATGGTTATGTTCCTGATCAGTCTGGAGTGAGGGTGGGGGCATTCGGGGGCCGCCAACAGAAGCGCGCGCTCTGTCCGGCGCTGCGTCGTGGCGGTGGGCGACCAACGTAGGGCGGTGGTGCGCCGGACGGAATCGCCGGGCGCACATGATTGGGCTTGCGAGGTGTGCCGTGGCACACCGGGAGTTCTCCGGGCTGGATCCGCGGCGCCCACGGCGCGGCCGTGCGGCCGGATCCGGGACTGCGGGCTGCTTGCGGGGACGGGCAGCCCGCCGTGCTTCGTCACCGGTGGCCGGTCATTGCCGGATCATGGCGGTCCGCCAGCGGTCCTCGATCGGGATCAGGTGCTCCTGGTTGGCCCCGGCGGCGTCCATATCGATCAGCCAGCGCGCGGCAACGGCTCTGAGCCGTTCTAGGTGCTGTTCCATCAGCGCGTCAAGAACCCGATCACGGTCGGCGAAGAAGCGGTAGAGCGAGGGCGCGCTGATGCCGACGCGCTCCGCGATGGCACGGGTGGTGAAGGCCTCGACGCCACCCTCCTCACGCCGCCGGCAGCGGCGACCGGACCCAGCCGGGTCCTGGCCGGAGGCAGGTTGTTCCGGAGGTTCTGGACTCTTGACGACTCCTGACATGGATGGGAGCGTAACGCGACTCGCGTTAGCTTTTCTAGAGGGGTGGCCATATGACAGCTCAATCGGAGCCGCAGCATCTTGGCGTCGTGGTTATCGGGGCAGGGTTCGGGGGGCTCGCCGCGGCCCACGCGCTCAAAGGCCAGGGTGAGGACTTCGCCGTGCTGGAGCGCGAGCAGGAGGTGGGCGGCGTCTGGCGGGACAACAGCTACCCCGGTTGCGCCTGCGACATCCCGTCGCACCTGTACTCGCTGTCCTTCGCGCCCAATCCTCACTGGACCCGCGCCTTCTCCAGGCAGTCCGAGATCCGCGACTACCTGCGCCGGGTCGCCAGCGAGCACGGGCTGCTGCCCTACATCCGCTTCGGCTGCAGCCTGCTCGAGGCCACCTGGGACGACGCCGCGCAGCGCTGGCGGATCGAGACCAGCGCCGGACCGCTCACCGCCGATGTGCTCATCGACGGCAGCGGCCCCATCGCCGAGCCGTCGCTTCCGAACCTCCCCGGTCTGGACGGTTTCGCCGGCGAGGTGTTCCACTCGGCCCGCTGGAACCACGACCTCGACCTGACCGGCCGCAAGGTGGTGGTCATCGGCACCGGCGCCTCGGCGATCCAGTTCGTGCCCGCGATCCAGCCGATCGTCGGGCGGATGACCGTGGTGCAACGGACGGCGCCGTGGGTCACCCCGCGGATGGACCGTGCGACGACCGGCATCGAACGGCGGCTGTACGCAGTCGCGCCGTGGCTGCAGCGTCTGATACGCCGGCGGCAGTACTGGATGCGTGAGCTGGTGACGTGGAAGATCATGGTGTCGCCGCGCGTTCGGCGGATAGCGACCAAGGCCGCGCTGTGGCACCTGCGCCGGCAGGTGGCCGACCCGGCGCTGCGCGAGCGGCTGACCCCCGACTGGGAGCTGGGCTGCAAGCGCATCCTCATCTCCAATGACTGGTATCCGGCCCTGTCGGCGCCCAATGTCGAGGTGGTCAGCGCCGGCGTCCGCGAGGTGCGGTCGCACTCGGTGGTCACCACCGACGGTCGCGAGCACCTCGCCGACGCGATCATCTTCGGCACCGGCTTCCACGTAACCGACCCGCCGCTCGCGGAGCACCTGCGCGGACGCGACGGGCGGAACCTGGCCGAGCATTGGAACGGCAGCCCGCACACCTACCTCGGCGTCACCGTGACCAACTTCCCCAACCTGTTCCGCCTCGGCGGCCCGGGCAGCGCAACCGGCCACAACTCCCATGTGTTCCAGGAGGAGTGCCAGGTGGCCTACGCGATGGACGCGCTGCGCCAGATGCGCTCACGCGGCATCACCAGCATCGAGATCCGCGCCGAGGAACAGCGCGCCTACATCGCGCAGCACCTGACGCGGCTGGCGCGCACGGTCTGGTCCGTCGGTGGCTGCAACAGCTTTTACCAGGACGCGACCGGCGTGGCCTCGGGTAACTGGCCTGACTCGACCTGGAAGTACCGCCGCGCGACCCGTCGCTTCGATCCCGCCCCCTACGAGCTGCGCACCGCCGCCGCCGTCGCACCCACCGCGAACTGAGCCCCTCACCTCTTCCATCAACATCACGATAGAGAGACCTGGTCATGAACAACCTTGCGCACAACCTGGCAGCGTCGGTGGCACGCGACGGAGACGCCCCCGCCATCCGCCTCGGCGACACGCTGCTGACCTATGCGGAGCTCGACGAAGCCAGTGCCCGCGTGGCGGGACTGCTGCGCGACCGGGGTGTGCAGCCCGGTGACCGGATCGGCTGCATGCTGCCCAACGTGCCGCAGTTCGCCGCGGTGTACTACGGCATCCTGCGCGTCGGCGCCGTCGTGGTGCCGATGAACGTGCTGCTCAAGTCCCGTGAGGTGGCTTTCTACCTGGGTGACTCGCAGGCGAAGCTGGTGCTGGCCTGGCACGGCTTCGCCGAGGACGCGGTGGCCGGCGCGGCCACCGCCGGCACCGAGTGCCTACTGGTAACGCCGGGAGAGTTCGAGACCCTGCTCGCCGCCACTACCCCCCAGGCCGGGATGGCGGAGCGCGGGGCGTCGGACACCGCCGTCATCCTCTACACGTCGGGCACCACCGGCACGCCCAAGGGCGCCGAGCTGACTCATGCCAACCTGACCAGCAACACCCAGGTGTCGATCGACCTGTTCTCGCTCACCGCTGATGATGTGGTGCTCGGCGCTCTGCCGCTGTTCCACGTCTTCGGCCAGACCTGCGGTCTCAACGCCTCGATCGCCGCCGGCGCCTGCCTGGCACTGGTGCCGCGCTTCGACGCGCACGCGGTGTTGGAGACGATCCAGCGCCAGCAGGTCAGCATCTTCCAGGGCGTGCCCACGATGTACGTCGCGCTGCTGAGCCACCCGGAGCGGGCGACGTTCGATGTGGACAGCCTGCGGCTGTGCGTCTCGGGCGGCTCCGCGCTGCCGGTGGAGGTGCTGCACGCCTTCGAGGCCGAGTTCGGCTGCATCATCGTGGAAGGCTACGGGCTGTCCGAGACCTCGCCGGTGGCCTCGTTCACCCACCCCGGCCGGGTGCGCAAGCCGGGGTCGATCGGCCAGCCGGTCGACGGGGTGGAGATGAGGCTGCTGGACGTTTCGGACGGCGTCGGCGAGATCGCCATCCGCGGCCACAACGTCATGAAGGGCTATTGGGGTCGCCCGGAGGCCACCGCTGCGGCGATCGACACCGACGGCTGGTTCCGCTCCGGTGACCTGGCTCAGGTCGACGAGGACGGCTACTACTTCATCGTCGACCGCAAGAAGGACCTGATCATCCGCGGCGGCTACAACGTCTACCCGCGCGAGATCGAGGAACTGCTGTACACCCACCCGGCGGTGCGCGAGGCAGCCGTCGTCGGCATCCCGCACCTCACCCTCGGCGAGGAGGTCTGCGCCGCCGTCGCGCTCAAGGACGGCGCCACCGCCACCCCCGGGGAACTGCGCGAGCACGTCAAGGCCCAGGCAGCGGCATACAAGTACCCGCGGCACGTATGGATCACCGCGGAGCTGCCCAAGACATCCACCGGCAAGATCCTCAGGCGCAGCGTCGAGGTGCCGGCGAACGTCACCGACCTGCACGCCGCGGACTGAACCCACCGCTGGAGGTCGCCTTCTGCCATAAGTCGCAACGGCAGAAGGTGGGCTCTAGAGGTCCGGCAGCGGTGAGACCCAGTGCGTGAGAAGCTCGATCACCGGCGAGGCGCCAAGGCTTCTCGGTGGTCGGCTGCCGATGCGGACACCTCCGGCGCCCTCGCGGCGGGTCGGCCCCCCAACGGTGTCGACCGTTGCGGGGTCCCCTCTCGCCGCATTCTGTCGAGTTTTCGTAAGTCCGGAGCTCTACTTGGGAGCCGCCTGTGCGCCTGCCTTGGACTTCGTCCGGACCTCGCTGTTCGGGTACCGCTTACTTACGGCCGTCGCGGTCGGCTTCGAGGACGAGGAGAAACCACTTTCCCGGCCTCGGTCACGACCTCGTGCGTCTCACGCTTCTTGTTCTGGCAGGAGCAAGCCATCAGTTGGCTCCCTTCGGGTTGGCGCTGGCGGTGATCTCTTCAGGGGTGAGAGCGATGGATGCGGCGAGCTGGTCGATCTCCGCCCGGCGGTCGGCTTTCCATGGCGGCGAGAAGGCCGTCGATGAACGGTCCTTCGAGGAGGGCTGCGGCCAGGTGCTCGACGTCGGTGGCCGACTGCGCGGACACACCGTCCGGATGCTGTCCCGG is drawn from Streptomyces sp. NBC_01717 and contains these coding sequences:
- a CDS encoding SDR family NAD(P)-dependent oxidoreductase, which encodes MKLKNLNGKVVLITGAGSGIGRATALLSARRGATLVLCDRDEAGLNETVAAARALGSEVFAQTVDVADPAAMDAFADAVHARFDAVDVLINNAGVGVWCGLLDTLPEDWDRQLAINVKGVVHGCERFLPRMIERGRGGHVVNVSSAAGYMPSPAMSSYSVTKFAVFGLSQVLRMEMRPHRIGVTASCPGPTNTPIIRTGPVRGANTEERADNVLNFFQRTGARPEKVAKTMLRAVARNRAVAPAGLEAHALYYASRISPPVGRWIAVRWSAMANKG
- a CDS encoding alpha/beta hydrolase, translated to MREITFPSGKDQCSAWHLPAAGDEFEGAGGRPCVVMAPSFGGTRDGGLRTYAEGLAAAGLDVLLFDYRGFGGSTGTPRQDVSYLRQRQDYHAAIAAARQLPGIDPARIALWGNSYAGGHVVVVAARDQRVAAVISMTPAMDGISVIRQLARNGGPLHLVRATGNGLRDVLRAVTGRTPRLVPVGGEPGSNAILVQKGVLQAYAAVAGPGWRNEVCARTALQVAFNRPIRFISRVTCPLLVQAGTHDQLVPPAPARRAAAKAGSRAQLVEYPIDHLDVYSGSAQAHALADQLAFLRSTLAPSPTRHETSAPRHEEA
- a CDS encoding TetR/AcrR family transcriptional regulator — its product is MSGVVKSPEPPEQPASGQDPAGSGRRCRRREEGGVEAFTTRAIAERVGISAPSLYRFFADRDRVLDALMEQHLERLRAVAARWLIDMDAAGANQEHLIPIEDRWRTAMIRQ
- a CDS encoding flavin-containing monooxygenase; the encoded protein is MVIGAGFGGLAAAHALKGQGEDFAVLEREQEVGGVWRDNSYPGCACDIPSHLYSLSFAPNPHWTRAFSRQSEIRDYLRRVASEHGLLPYIRFGCSLLEATWDDAAQRWRIETSAGPLTADVLIDGSGPIAEPSLPNLPGLDGFAGEVFHSARWNHDLDLTGRKVVVIGTGASAIQFVPAIQPIVGRMTVVQRTAPWVTPRMDRATTGIERRLYAVAPWLQRLIRRRQYWMRELVTWKIMVSPRVRRIATKAALWHLRRQVADPALRERLTPDWELGCKRILISNDWYPALSAPNVEVVSAGVREVRSHSVVTTDGREHLADAIIFGTGFHVTDPPLAEHLRGRDGRNLAEHWNGSPHTYLGVTVTNFPNLFRLGGPGSATGHNSHVFQEECQVAYAMDALRQMRSRGITSIEIRAEEQRAYIAQHLTRLARTVWSVGGCNSFYQDATGVASGNWPDSTWKYRRATRRFDPAPYELRTAAAVAPTAN
- a CDS encoding long-chain-fatty-acid--CoA ligase; its protein translation is MNNLAHNLAASVARDGDAPAIRLGDTLLTYAELDEASARVAGLLRDRGVQPGDRIGCMLPNVPQFAAVYYGILRVGAVVVPMNVLLKSREVAFYLGDSQAKLVLAWHGFAEDAVAGAATAGTECLLVTPGEFETLLAATTPQAGMAERGASDTAVILYTSGTTGTPKGAELTHANLTSNTQVSIDLFSLTADDVVLGALPLFHVFGQTCGLNASIAAGACLALVPRFDAHAVLETIQRQQVSIFQGVPTMYVALLSHPERATFDVDSLRLCVSGGSALPVEVLHAFEAEFGCIIVEGYGLSETSPVASFTHPGRVRKPGSIGQPVDGVEMRLLDVSDGVGEIAIRGHNVMKGYWGRPEATAAAIDTDGWFRSGDLAQVDEDGYYFIVDRKKDLIIRGGYNVYPREIEELLYTHPAVREAAVVGIPHLTLGEEVCAAVALKDGATATPGELREHVKAQAAAYKYPRHVWITAELPKTSTGKILRRSVEVPANVTDLHAAD